Proteins from one Triticum aestivum cultivar Chinese Spring chromosome 7A, IWGSC CS RefSeq v2.1, whole genome shotgun sequence genomic window:
- the LOC123153654 gene encoding protein IN2-1 homolog B-like, which yields MEPGLAGVKEELDDAATLKWARDDWAQTELQRQRLTYERIRSSAGEDHPADLTSASSEPPPLFDGTSGSIGLQDTIKIVALDLADRPAWYKDKVYTENKVPALEHNKQVIGESLDLLKYIDNNFDGPALLPHDSAKKQFAEELLAYSDSFNASAFFSCLRSKGDVTDEAGKQIEQNSATYNMFVCFRSSTFKGCMQSVLTLHLLSLVTAVDKIEAALGKFSDGPFFLGQFSLVDIAYVPFIERLQISYSGIKNYDIVGGRPNLGSFIEVYSG from the exons ATGGAGCCAGGGCTCGCTGGCgtcaaggaggagctcgacgacGCGGCGACCTTGAAGTGGGCGCGCGACGACTGGGCGCAGACGGAGCTGCAGCGCCAACGCCTCACCTACGAGCG CATTCGCAGCTCCGCCGGAGAAGATCACCCCGCTGACCTGACCTCCGCCTCCTCCGAGCCCCCTCCCCTCTTTGACGGCACTAGCGGGAGTATT GGCTTGCAGGACACGATCAAAATAGTCGCCCTAGATCTCGCAGACAGGCCAGCCTGGTATAAGGACAAAGTCTACACAGAGAACAAG GTGCCTGCCCTGGAGCACAACAAGCAGGTGATAGGGGAGAGCTTGGATCTGCTCAAATACATCGACAACAATTTCGATGGCCCAGCATTGCTCCCTCAT GATTCTGCGAAGAAACAATTTGCCGAGGAACTGCTTGCGTACAGCGACAGTTTCAACGCCAGCGCCTTCTTCTCATGCCTACGCTCCAAGGGAGATGTGACAGACGAAGCTGGTAAACAAATAGAACAGAACAGTGCTACTTACAACATGTTTGTTTGTTTTAGAAGTTCTACGTTTAAAGGCTGCATGCAGTCTGTGCTCACATTGCACCTTCTTTCATTAGTTACTGCTGTTGATAAAATAGAGGCTGCCCTGGGAAAGTTCAGCGATGGCCCTTTCTTCCTTGGCCAGTTCAGCTTG GTCGACATTGCATATGTGCCATTCATCGAAAGGCTTCAGATATCCTATTCTGGCATCAAGAACTACGATATCGTTGGGGGCAGACCCAACCTTGGCAGTTTCATCGAGGTATATTCTGGATAA